One Ardenticatenales bacterium DNA segment encodes these proteins:
- the asd gene encoding aspartate-semialdehyde dehydrogenase: MTKIPVAVLAATGAVGQRFVQLLADHPWFEVTAVTGSDRTVGRRYGEGVQWVIPGEPPASIADLTVLPSEPNLDVPLVFSALPTDLARELEPQFAAAGYAVATNASAFRMAEHVPLLIPEINPDHTGLIRRQQEVNGWSGFIVASPNCSTTSAVLPMKIWQDAFGLEAAIMVTLQAISGAGYPGVPSMAISDNVIPHIGGEDKKLENEPKKLLGLVRDGELTLADLRVSAQANRVPVLDGHLASVSVKVSRPPSVAEAIAALETWQPPAACAGLPSSTPRTLIYRHEEDRPQPRLDRDAENGMAWTVGKVRACDVLDLRYMALTHNTLRGAASGSILNGELLVRQGYVK; the protein is encoded by the coding sequence ATGACCAAGATTCCCGTTGCCGTCCTGGCCGCCACCGGCGCGGTCGGCCAACGTTTTGTGCAATTGCTGGCAGACCATCCCTGGTTTGAAGTCACCGCGGTGACCGGTTCGGACCGCACCGTAGGCCGTCGCTATGGTGAGGGTGTGCAGTGGGTGATTCCGGGGGAACCCCCCGCGTCCATCGCCGACCTGACGGTGCTGCCCAGCGAGCCTAATCTGGACGTCCCCCTGGTTTTTTCGGCGCTGCCGACGGATTTGGCGCGCGAGTTGGAGCCACAGTTCGCCGCCGCCGGATACGCGGTTGCCACCAATGCCTCCGCCTTCCGCATGGCGGAGCATGTGCCCCTGCTGATTCCGGAGATCAATCCCGACCACACGGGCCTGATTCGCCGCCAGCAGGAGGTAAACGGCTGGTCGGGGTTCATCGTAGCCAGCCCCAATTGCTCTACGACCAGCGCCGTGCTGCCCATGAAAATATGGCAGGATGCCTTTGGGCTGGAGGCGGCCATTATGGTAACGTTACAAGCCATTTCGGGCGCGGGTTATCCGGGCGTGCCATCCATGGCCATCTCGGATAACGTGATCCCGCACATCGGCGGCGAGGACAAGAAACTGGAAAACGAGCCAAAGAAACTGTTGGGCCTGGTGCGGGATGGGGAATTGACGCTGGCGGACCTGCGCGTCAGTGCGCAGGCGAACCGCGTTCCGGTGTTGGATGGGCATCTGGCCAGCGTTTCCGTAAAGGTGAGCCGTCCGCCATCGGTGGCGGAGGCGATTGCGGCGCTGGAGACGTGGCAGCCGCCCGCCGCGTGCGCGGGACTGCCCAGTAGCACCCCGCGGACGCTTATTTACCGGCATGAAGAGGACCGCCCGCAGCCACGGCTGGATCGGGACGCGGAAAATGGGATGGCCTGGACGGTGGGGAAGGTGCGGGCGTGTGATGTGCTGGATTTGCGCTACATGGCGCTGACGCACAATACGCTGCGCGGCGCGGCCAGCGGGTCGATCCTGAATGGGGAGTTGTTGGTGCGGCAGGGATATGTGAAGTAG